The nucleotide sequence tatGTAAGGTAGCGTTTGGAAGGGAAAAGTGGTTAAGGGTTGCAACGATGATTGTGGTTGATCGTAAACTGAAACAGAAAAGAACATGGCAGTAGCAGTTTAAAAGGTTCAAACGTTTAATGGTTCTTGGAGATTTATGGCGAGAACAGTAGCAGTTTGCTTTAACAGAAACAGTGGAGTTTGCAGCAGAAATTTATCACGTAGATGGTGGTTTACATGAGTGGTTTTGGTGACGATGGGTTATGTTTGATGGTTGAGGTGATGGTAAGGTGGTGAACATGGTGGTTTCGAAATACAAAAATATAAGTAGTAGTACACACATCAATTATGGTTTTGGGGTCGGAATGGTCATCGAAATAGAAGCATGGAGTGTTTGGCTTTGGTATGATGCAATAATAGTGATGAGGTTGTTGATCGAAGCAAAAACATAAGACGGGTAGGAGTAGTAAATtgtaatttaaagaagcaaataCTCTTgcctttttatgttaataaccgAACAGAAACATAAACATGTTACATTTGTTATGATTCTTGAATGGAAACAATAGTGTAATAGTACCCGTAGAAGTAATCGATCGACAGTAGCTTCGGTTTGGGTACACGATTGGTAACTAATACCTTCTGGAATAACTTACAGGTGATTGTTTGTGTGGAACCAAACCAGAAACAAAATAGAGAGAACCGGGTTGTTTGATTATAGAAGCTAGAGGAAGAAGTATGTTGAGGTGTTTATAAGGGTGATTTGGTGCTCGATTTAAATAAGAGACAACGGTGGGTTTACTTGTGGATAGAAACATagaaaaatattaagaatgatGATGTTTTACAGTGAGATGAATGAgtgatatatgtattatataaatatatcCGTAAAGTTTCAATTAGGCATAGTACTTCATCCATCTATTCAGTTCACGGGTAATGAAATAAGTGATTTGTGTTTGAAGAAAAAATCTATCAAGATATGTATGCATAACacctatacatatacatacaaatacAGTGAAaacaataataaatagaataatattagaataataataagaTGTTTAACAAGTGAAATGAAGGAGCACAAACAATAGTTCAGCAGCCATAACTTTTAATTAAATATTTTGTACCGATAGTTGATAAGAACGTCCAATAGTATTCAATTAATTACCtgtctttttatttattaataatatattaataataataatactgataatattattaataaaatattattaatagtaatagaaatgataataatacttgttaatactaataataaaaattattataataataataataatattgatgataataataataattatttaatactaatgttaataatgatatcaataataataataataataataataataataataataataataataataataataataataataataataataataataataataataataataataataataataataataataataataataataataataataataataataataataataataataataataataataataataataataataataataataataataataataataataataataataataataataataataataataataataataataataataataataataataataataataataataataataataataataataataataataataatatctcaatttaatcttaatacataattatttacaagtaattgttcgtgaatcgtcgaaaacagtagAAGGTCAAACggtttcatgtaaacagttcacaaattttgagattcaatattacagaatttacttatcgtatcgaaatcatataaagtttaagtttgaatttgatcggaaattttcgggtcgtcacagtatcaataaaaaaaaattctacCTCATCAAATGCAGCACCAATTATTTGAAAGCCAACGGGAAGTTTGGATGTTCTGTTTTGAACAAGCCCGCATGGAAAAACAAGTGCTGAAAATCCAGCAAAGTTCACATTCACCTGCAAAttcatatacaaatatatacagtTATACTGTTTAAAAGGAAAGTAACTAATTAAGTTTATCACTAAAGTTATAACTTATAAGAAATTACGGTCATGATATCGCCACCATAAATTTCCAGCGGATTGTTCTTCTTTTCAACTGTACATATTTATTTGACAAAAAGGTAAGTAGTAGTTACAAAATACAAATATGATATCAAGAAAGGCTGAAAAAAATGTGTTACCAATTCGACAGTGATGTCTTGAAGCTCTTCTTTTCTATTGTCCTCACCTAAACAATTAGATTATCATAATCAACATAGTAATTAGCACCATGAATACATATTGGAAAGGTATGTGTATTTTAGAAGGAAAAAAAATAGGCAGGTACCTTTTGTGCTCGCTTGTAATAAGCATCGTGATACCCAGCTGAAAGGAAATATGTCCCCATCAAAATTGTTCATTTTACCTGAAAAAACTATTATTTACAATTTCATTTTCCGTTAAATAACCAACACAACTATGGTCCGGTAGAACTTATAAGCAGCAATACGTGCTATAATCTTCTGTTATGTTCAGACCTCTGGACCAAAACCGTTAGCACGAGAACCCCCATATAGGGAACTCAACTCATCACACACAATTCGGTTACCATACCTGCATATGAAGGAAGACAAATAATTTTCAATTAAGAATTTCACAAACTAATATTGGCTAACAGGTGCAATAATATCAAAACTCACATATTTAATAAATTTGTTTTTATTAATCCAACTATAAAATGTGGATAGTGAACATCACCTAATACCATTATATCGAGATAAGTTTGAAGAACATTCTGAATAAGCAAGAACATAGTAGGATGGTAATCCAAGTGAGAATGATTGCAACAAAACCTGTAATCGTTTATCAATTGAAAAATATGTTACTAATTATACTTTTATGCGTGACATCTTTATAGATAAAGATATTAATATGTAAATAGTATAACAACCTCTGTAACAGTAGATCCTAATGACAATTCCTtacattattattatgttaaccaCATGAAAAATTACTAAAGCATTTGGATTTTGTAGTTTCAGTCGTTCCGTCTTGAGTAAAAATTCTTTTACAATGACATTTTGTCAGGGAAACCAAATCGACTTCACCCACTTAAGTCTTCGAACGATTACGTTGTGCTGATGCAATGTTAACCGAAGCATGTTGATAATTGAGTCTTTCCACAATTTAACCCACAACTTAACCGAAGCATGTTAAATCTTAACCCGTAAAACATAACCCAATTTGTCACATTCATAACTACCTACAGTGATATAGCTAATACAACTAACAATTGCAACACTTAGCATACCAAGTTATCCAATGAAAATAGCAACATTCCAAAAATCTTAGACAATAAACTCAGAAGAGTAGAACaataaaaggatatatgataataaGCACGACATCACTTACATCAGGTTCTATTGCATTATTTGTGGTGTCATATGTTATAGATCGTGCTAAAGCGACTCGTTTTTTCATCCCTCCAGACAACTCAGATGGCATTCGGTCCTCAACAACCTGCCAATTAGTTAGCCAACGTTACATTTAACTAATGTGGAAATAAATAAGTTCTTTATTTAGATCAATAAAATGAAAAAAACTTCTATATATGTACACAAAAACATGAGATTGGTACTTAACTCACCTTTAATCCAACTGCAGCCAACGTTTCTGTAACAAGTTCTTGAATTTTATCCTCGGGCATTTTTGAATGTTCGTACCTTTAAAATTTAAAAAACACATTAAAACACTCAACGAGAAAATCTAAAAGGGAATTTAACAATCTTCGGTACAAAGAACTTACAAAAGGAAGCCAATATTTTCTCTAACTGTTAAAGAATCAAAATTAGTTTATCCACTTTGAAATACCTGCTTATCATATCAAAGGAGGATATGTCattatagatttttttttttttttataaaaaaaaaaacattttttatgTATGAGAAGGTGGAACGAACTTCACCAGGCCAATTCTAAGACCGGACATATCATCATCACTTATTAATGTTGGCATGCAGCAAGTAAACAAATATTACTCTCAAAGTCTCAAGTAACAAAAACAAATTTTGATCGTTAAGTATTTCCATTTGTCTCCAGTGAGAAAACTGAATGAGATTCCATTGCAATATCAATAGAACTCACAAAATGAAGAAAATAGAAAACATAATTATATTTTTGGTGCCAAATTATACATATTAGAGGTAAACGGGTCAATTTGGATCAACGAAATCTTAGTTTTTCACTCGTATTTTAATTAAAAGTTAATAAATAACCCATCAAATTAAAGACCAAAAAGTTCTTGTGGATCAGCCCAACGTGGCACAAACCCATTATGACCCTTTACAGAATCTACTCAATTTGCCATATAGGGCATGAATGAAGGGAATCTAAAGGTTGTAACACTACtatttcaagacttattaaaacctTCACAACTTGTGTTGTACTTCAGTATTACATCCATGGTTAGGTTATGTTCGTATAAGGCTAATGCCTCCCATTCCACAATATCATATACTTTAGAGAAGGATGCCTCATTCTCTAAACTTTAATCAGTTACTTTATCATTTTTATACTAAACAAAACTGtattaaacataaacataaacataaacactaATAACTAAACCTTGTCGTGGTATTAACTGTTTTAACCCAAGGCTCTCCAGCAGGAACATGATTAGACTACAGTCCCTAAAATTCTTATTGACATTACATCAAACACCTTGTGTGCATAAAAAAAGCTTCAAGAATCATATTTGATAAAAAGCATTAGATATAACAATCGACACATAAACATCTAATATAAAACTTGAAACAATATTAACAATCAATAATTAAACAACCAATGTTTGTTTGTAAAACAGATACAAATCACATATAGAAAAGGAAAGAGTTGAATGTTTGATTACCTCGTTCCGTCGATGATTAGAGAGATGTTGATAGTCACTGATTGAAAAAGAACTCAGAATTAAGAAACCTAAATCAATTACCAAACTTTTTGGTGATACATAAATCGAATAACAAATAGCAATTGACATCAGATAAAAATAAACCTCTTTGATCGATGTGATAAACGAATGAAAGCATTTAAATAACAAATCAAAGCTCACAGGTGTTTTCAAATCTATTGAAATACACAAAAAGGGGAAGTCTCGTTGAAACAATAATCGGATGATTTCATGGATAGAGAAAACACCATCACAGTTATCTACATCAACTTCAACTTTCAATTTGTATGAAGTCTGCATCGATTTTACTGTTTGAATGATTTTTTAAATTGTGGAATAACTGATGGGATATTATGAACGGTTTAGTATTATTTACTCTGCTAAATTAAAAACCGATGTTACTACACGCGCTTGTGTTAGAGGGGTGTTTTAGGTAACACACTTAAATCTGACATCAGAGAGATTATTTTGACATCAGATAAATAATATCCATTGGATTTCTCTCAAAAAAACCTAATCTAAGGGTTGGGATTTGTTGCTGTAGGGAGAAATTGTAAAACCTGAGGTAAATAGGGTTTTGTTATAATAGATAGAAAGAGTAGATAGATGAGTAGAACCACTCATACGATGGATACATTAACATATAAAATACTTAAAACAAACAATGGATTCATATTGGTGCTAATGAAACCAGATTATGTAAAAACATATTATTACATCAAAATATACAAGTATATATTTGGTGTATGATGGATGGATGCATACTAGCAAGAACATTCTTAATGACGCCATAAATATCAAAGCTAGTTCATTGTCCTCTTGTATATACGCATATTTTTTAAAGACATAACTACCAAGTAATATAAAGCCCActtcattatcatttttttttaactaaatacGGATGACAAACTAAGTAGGTTTCATAACTAAATAACATAGgaataagttaatattagtaatttttaccttcttcctCTTTTAGTTCTAAATGTCCTACAAATTCTGACATAGCTGAATCATTGACTccaattgaaacgacccgtccatattactataaacgcagtacgttctcattggtcccaaagcgaggtatttgacctctatatgatacgttttagaaaatattgcattcgtttcataaaaagcacatcattattatacataatgcatgttttaaaccaagtgggcgattatttaagaaataatccccaaaatacatcgatttccaaatactacacacgtgacgtaacagtcgaatataatacatgacaaaggttttattgaatgcaacactttatttaaataaaagtatgagacttcatgcacagcttgctcagataatgcaacagcggaagactttcttaaggacctaagaataaacatgcgtaaacagtcaacacaaaggtaggtgagatatataggtttatcatcgatataaatatagaccacaagatttcatagttataaatatatgtacactcgcaagtgtataaaagtattctataagttgttgagcgcttcggtaaccatacttaacaattaaagtggcatattccctttattatgaaatctccctacactgtaccaagtgtagtaaaacgaagtactatgcaaccatttacgatactagagcgactagcccggttgaggttgtcaaacccgatagatctatcaataggattcgcgtatacatgttcttacaacatgtaaatattagttaccaacctattagggaagatatgcaaagtggtacaactcaacgtataatatattttaagtacttgtgtctatggcgtaaaacataaaatgcatgtattctcatctcaaaatatttgtagagtttaaaaatgggactatatactcacagtagtaaaagtatattaataataagttttcaacttattaaaaatatggccgtcgtccttggattcacgaacctataacaataataacgattcagataataatacgacatatgaataaaataaagcaagttcatagaatacttatataataatttttaacattttatgttagtagtccattgttagtagtcctttgttagtagtccaaaatagtccgaaaagtccaacagtccaataatcggtatatatatataatcttagaattacccccacgacgtattgtatacgtattatctttgcatcaacccagagacgtattgtatacatattatcttagaattaactaagacgtatggTGTACGTAtcgtcttagaatttatcaaaatgtattgtatacttattgtgttaggacgtaccaagaatattattatacatatatacaatcacagaattaaccaagattataatattttgttatactactgataacatgtccaaatatatataggatataggaaaagttaacaaggatatggttaatatattttttaaaatataaatttcgtccatacaacgttaattttagcagattttgttttgctcgtcaaatattcattacaactccgtttaaagtgaataaaattgctatttaattcattaagaagtaaattttacaaaattaattcgaaaagttcatcccaagtagtaatttttagagctttaccctctttttgtgtcagtggacagatttggaaaaatcccggcatctacccaatatatgatttttgataaaatacttccactttgtctaaaatcatgaaaaaaatactggaagtcttatttacatatattaacatatttccaaagtcttagccacgaactcaaagtctaagataggtttttaattcccaacccaaaacagcccgctttttatcgaatggagattaaaggatatatgttaagtttcaaggtgttcttcatatgtacaagttataagttcttatattaacttaatataacgtcataatacatataaataagtgtcattagagttaagttagaaagattagattagtttttcaaacaagcttggtgttcaccaaaacaagttctagtttttacaagttttataagtataataagatagcaactatacaagaaattgaacaaggattttgagaagtattttaccttgattatgaagaggaaatttgctgagattaaagtatgatatgagagtattcaagtgtgtgtttttagtttaagaaaatgtggagtaaaaatgagttaaaatggtccttatttataagcttataattttggcttttagtaaaaatatctaagataagttaaattgtattaagtcatgcatgacatattaaattgattaggtcatggatgacatattacacaaataattgcagatttctattggtatataccaatagtaaatacttatataagctgtgtataatacgggtaaaaataccgtatgaatgcgagtagaattctttgaggaaattgaacggaaatacgagtatagctatcctttagatgtattggtatattataaagtgtattcaatacttgtaaggatgtatttacactcgtaatatattataggtaaatacattttaacataagttaattacgtcgtttaaatagtaatatatatatatattgtttgaaaactctttatattagtagtatgaaaatatatatataatactttgttaatatacttaatgagatatttaattatcatattttcaagttatatatatatatatatatatatatatatatatatatatatatatccctatatatacacaataattaaacaattaaacaattaaatcaagttttggcgttcgtgaatcgtcggaataaaaggatgaccaaaagcttgtgtacaACTCTTTTTGGATGTTCaatatttattaaaattcattgcttatcaagtcgaaattatataaagattaagtttaaatttggtcagaaatttccgggtcgtcacagtacctacccgttaaagaaatttcgtcccgaaatttgatcgaggtcgtcatggctaacaataagaatgttattatgatgaatataagttgattcatagggttttatcatgattgagaaatatggataaaataattatattactcgaaacgtatgagtgaagctatcgtaaaagagtgaaatgagaaaatagggattcgttttatcttttgacgtcatcacggttgatctccgaattaaagaaaatctttgtaatctatataagagttgattcttcggcgattaaggaaattatgatcctcttcgatttaatgcaataatctgtctcgatttctctgtcggatattttactataaatcaacctcctacgtttccttattttcacatctcccatcttttatactttcttcctttcttcatacttccaaaacattcgtcaatatgctccatccagttttaattcttgatatattcttgactatcacatctgtcattcttctttttcatcttccaccggaggaatccgttaatttctactatgctcttgggtttatagtgttcttagttttcccatatctttatattgctatacgcatcgatatacacggtttgtaatttctgcgttgtcttcgtgcttatatttttccttatattttggagtttcatgcttccgtcttctttttccgacttcaagtcaagcgaataatggtctagaattcatagatatgaaattcagaatgaacatagctaatgctctaagagagaaattgtaatagcacaatttgacttgtgaaattaccagaatccaaaggaaaagatagaactatcaatagaatatgttcttgatatgtttagagattaaattgaatgtaagagtcatgtaacatggcacatgatgacgttatggtctgtgaatcattacgttccatttagaaactcagcatgacttagtgtaatataatcacgttgatcaagtgtcattatattatactaactcatg is from Rutidosis leptorrhynchoides isolate AG116_Rl617_1_P2 chromosome 10, CSIRO_AGI_Rlap_v1, whole genome shotgun sequence and encodes:
- the LOC139870963 gene encoding protein TRIGALACTOSYLDIACYLGLYCEROL 3, chloroplastic-like, which translates into the protein MPEDKIQELVTETLAAVGLKVVEDRMPSELSGGMKKRVALARSITYDTTNNAIEPDVLLQSFSLGLPSYYVLAYSECSSNLSRYNGIR